The proteins below come from a single Paracoccus sp. SCSIO 75233 genomic window:
- a CDS encoding ribonuclease E/G: MKGRQIILGQFGGREAAVMMVDGRIDELEIDPGELVPFAPGAILRGRVNRLMKGQGGVFVTLPDGQSGYLRARSGLAEGQSVLVQVSGVAEPGKAIPLSSKLLIRGRFAIVTPGRPGANISRAIRDADRRNALQALGDDALQGRDSGAILRSAAEHADDAEIAEELTSSIAIADAISADINGAPELLLDAPEPSETAWRDWADPPPDAVEEYDDVLPDDVLDAINALSDPRFSLPGGAFAVIEPTRALVSVDVNTGPDASPAASLKANIAAARDLPRQLRLRGLGGQVVVDFAPIPKRDRGTLEQELKKAFRSDGPDTVLSGWTTMGLYELSRKRDRIPLSLFMGDS, from the coding sequence ATGAAGGGCCGCCAGATTATTCTGGGCCAGTTCGGCGGGCGTGAGGCGGCCGTGATGATGGTCGACGGGCGTATCGATGAACTCGAAATCGATCCGGGTGAGTTGGTGCCTTTTGCCCCCGGCGCGATCCTGCGCGGGCGGGTGAACCGGCTGATGAAGGGTCAGGGCGGCGTGTTCGTCACGCTCCCCGATGGCCAAAGCGGCTATCTGCGCGCCCGATCCGGCCTTGCTGAAGGCCAGTCTGTGCTGGTTCAGGTCAGCGGCGTCGCCGAACCCGGAAAGGCCATCCCGCTGAGTTCGAAGCTGCTGATCCGGGGCCGCTTCGCCATTGTCACGCCGGGGCGGCCCGGTGCGAATATCTCCCGCGCCATCAGGGATGCGGATCGGCGCAATGCCTTGCAGGCTTTGGGCGATGACGCGCTGCAGGGCCGGGATTCGGGTGCGATCCTGCGCAGCGCGGCGGAACACGCCGACGACGCCGAGATTGCCGAGGAACTGACAAGCTCCATCGCCATCGCCGACGCGATCTCGGCGGATATCAACGGTGCGCCGGAATTGTTGCTTGACGCGCCGGAGCCGTCCGAGACCGCATGGCGTGACTGGGCCGATCCGCCCCCGGATGCCGTTGAGGAATATGACGATGTTCTGCCCGACGATGTGCTCGACGCGATAAATGCGCTCTCCGATCCGCGCTTCAGCCTGCCGGGCGGGGCCTTCGCCGTCATCGAGCCGACCCGGGCGCTGGTTTCCGTGGACGTCAATACCGGCCCTGACGCATCGCCTGCCGCGTCGCTCAAGGCGAATATCGCCGCGGCGCGTGACCTGCCGCGTCAGCTTCGTCTGCGCGGACTGGGTGGGCAGGTGGTCGTCGATTTCGCGCCGATCCCGAAGCGCGACCGCGGGACGCTGGAGCAGGAACTGAAAAAAGCCTTCCGCAGCGACGGCCCGGACACCGTGCTGTCGGGCTGGACCACGATGGGCCTGTATGAGCTGAGCCGCAAGCGCGACCGGATCCCCCTGAGCCTGTTCATGGGGGATAGCTGA
- a CDS encoding DNA gyrase inhibitor YacG: protein MSRCPICNKPTAAAYRPFCSKRCADVDLAHWLRGDYVIPGERAAPEESKDDE, encoded by the coding sequence ATGTCCCGCTGCCCGATCTGCAACAAGCCGACCGCCGCCGCATATCGTCCGTTCTGTTCGAAACGCTGCGCCGATGTCGATCTGGCACATTGGCTGCGCGGCGATTACGTCATCCCCGGTGAGCGCGCCGCACCGGAAGAAAGCAAAGACGATGAATGA
- a CDS encoding tyrosine recombinase XerC, with protein sequence MVKPKKYIWRHPSGRVYFRKTGMKLIPMQAPEGTEAFDRQYWETLTGKLMQAKTSWNALMDDYLTSDRWTGLKPRTRSDYNKVMEYLREKIGTRDVKALTRSDVIAAQKANAHRTRFANYIPQMLVVLCEHAIDLGWIEHNPAKGVRALKTPEDRKKQHVPWPNWAVDKFRAEAAPLPRLIFEIGVGTVQRPSDWLLFTWGDYDGDTLKLRQGKTDKPLILPCTDQLTAALERAKRALGVTPIAARRILTQPNGNPMTYFYMAKIMRKERLRLGLEAYDLHALRYRAIKELAWDGCDDKEIAAYSGHATEAMIRKYAGEARQEMRARQAREKRR encoded by the coding sequence ATGGTGAAGCCGAAGAAATACATCTGGCGTCATCCCTCTGGCCGCGTCTACTTCCGCAAGACCGGCATGAAGCTGATCCCCATGCAGGCACCGGAGGGCACCGAAGCTTTTGATCGCCAGTATTGGGAAACCCTGACTGGCAAACTCATGCAGGCCAAGACCTCGTGGAACGCCCTGATGGACGACTACCTCACGTCTGACCGCTGGACCGGCCTCAAGCCGCGCACCCGGTCGGATTATAACAAGGTGATGGAGTACCTGCGCGAGAAGATCGGCACGCGCGATGTCAAGGCGCTGACCCGCAGTGACGTTATCGCAGCGCAGAAGGCAAATGCGCATCGGACTCGGTTTGCAAACTACATTCCGCAGATGCTTGTTGTTCTCTGCGAGCACGCAATTGATCTGGGCTGGATCGAGCACAACCCCGCGAAGGGCGTCCGCGCTCTCAAGACCCCCGAGGACCGCAAGAAGCAGCATGTGCCGTGGCCTAACTGGGCTGTGGACAAGTTTCGAGCGGAGGCTGCGCCCCTGCCCCGCCTGATCTTTGAAATCGGCGTCGGCACCGTCCAGCGGCCCAGCGACTGGTTGTTGTTCACTTGGGGCGACTATGACGGCGACACGCTGAAACTGCGCCAAGGCAAGACAGACAAGCCGCTTATCCTTCCCTGCACCGATCAGCTTACAGCGGCACTGGAACGGGCTAAGCGCGCTCTGGGAGTGACGCCGATAGCGGCACGCCGCATCCTGACCCAGCCGAACGGCAACCCGATGACCTATTTCTATATGGCGAAGATCATGCGGAAAGAACGCCTTCGCCTCGGGCTGGAAGCCTATGACCTCCACGCCCTTCGCTATCGCGCGATCAAGGAACTGGCTTGGGACGGCTGCGACGACAAAGAGATTGCCGCCTACAGCGGTCACGCGACCGAGGCCATGATTCGTAAGTATGCAGGCGAGGCGCGGCAGGAAATGCGGGCACGTCAGGCGCGGGAGAAACGCCGGTGA
- a CDS encoding DNA-binding transcriptional regulator, translating to MTKAGERLIGAAREALAIARNEAAPAGSFIPADIDVRAIRNKTKLSQEDFAAVFGFSVFQIRQWEQHRSRPLGGVRAYLMLINGHSEELVKMLHDMAKARQEEAA from the coding sequence ATGACCAAAGCTGGTGAAAGACTTATCGGGGCAGCGCGCGAGGCGCTGGCTATTGCCCGCAATGAAGCGGCTCCTGCTGGCTCGTTCATTCCTGCTGACATCGACGTGCGGGCCATCCGCAACAAGACAAAGCTATCGCAGGAGGACTTCGCCGCTGTGTTCGGATTTTCTGTGTTCCAGATCCGGCAGTGGGAGCAACACCGTAGCCGTCCGCTCGGTGGCGTCAGGGCCTACCTGATGCTGATCAACGGCCATTCCGAGGAGCTTGTGAAGATGCTCCATGACATGGCGAAAGCGCGTCAAGAGGAGGCCGCTTAA
- a CDS encoding type II toxin-antitoxin system RelE/ParE family toxin, producing the protein MTEEDRHRLSVFLSQNPDAGDLIQGTGGARKLRIPLKGKGKSGGARVVTYFAGDDVPVFLLDVYSKGDKINLTKAERNEMRVILADLAEAYRDGVKVKTKRIGDAS; encoded by the coding sequence ATGACCGAGGAAGATAGGCATAGATTGTCTGTCTTTCTCTCTCAGAACCCGGACGCTGGCGATCTAATTCAGGGAACGGGCGGCGCAAGAAAACTGCGCATTCCGCTCAAAGGTAAGGGCAAAAGCGGTGGAGCAAGGGTCGTCACTTACTTCGCTGGGGACGATGTTCCAGTCTTCCTTTTGGATGTGTATTCAAAGGGAGATAAGATCAATTTGACGAAGGCGGAACGGAATGAAATGAGGGTTATCTTGGCTGATCTGGCCGAAGCCTATCGGGATGGTGTTAAGGTAAAAACGAAGAGAATCGGGGATGCATCATGA
- a CDS encoding HK97 family phage prohead protease yields MDAATYEGGLELRASGDGSRRLRGKFPYRSRAVMHSGGKGQRPRKEEFAPGAFSFAVDDPEREIHLLVGHSFDRPLASKKAGTLIFNDTPEALLFEAELTLEIQRTSWVQDFLAAFAAGLITGLSPGFRVAPIEGAEETTEEDPAEGNALIRLLLAVVLFEFSLVTRPAYDATEADLRNWKPTDGGVLLPENPPVRQALNRWRA; encoded by the coding sequence ATGGACGCCGCCACCTATGAAGGCGGACTTGAACTGCGGGCGTCGGGCGATGGTTCCCGGCGTCTGCGGGGTAAGTTTCCGTATCGGTCCCGTGCCGTCATGCATAGCGGCGGCAAGGGGCAGCGTCCACGCAAGGAAGAATTCGCGCCGGGGGCTTTCAGCTTCGCGGTCGATGATCCCGAGCGTGAAATTCACCTACTGGTCGGGCACAGTTTTGACCGCCCGCTGGCGTCTAAAAAGGCCGGAACGCTGATCTTCAATGACACGCCCGAGGCTCTGCTGTTCGAGGCTGAACTGACGCTTGAAATTCAGCGAACGTCGTGGGTTCAGGACTTCTTGGCAGCGTTCGCGGCGGGACTGATTACCGGACTGTCGCCGGGGTTCAGGGTCGCGCCTATCGAGGGTGCGGAGGAGACCACGGAGGAAGACCCGGCAGAGGGCAATGCGCTCATTCGGCTGTTGCTGGCGGTGGTGTTGTTTGAATTCTCACTGGTCACGCGGCCCGCATACGACGCAACTGAAGCCGACTTGCGCAACTGGAAGCCGACCGATGGCGGCGTGCTGCTGCCCGAAAACCCGCCTGTCAGGCAGGCTTTGAACAGGTGGAGGGCATGA
- a CDS encoding phage major capsid protein — MLDSVKISRRQSEIRQSLSELVGKEKPTEDETRSMTDLDAEYRSNETRYRAALIAEDTERREAGEELETRSDREWSDLMGKFEMRQVAFALDEGRMLDGATKEIVDEMRSKGGYQGIPVPFEALETRAGETVSGSDLVNPKAIRPTIDRIFPGSVAEKIGVQRIQIAQGELAFPVATSGAVFGWQTDELSNVGAANPYQTTERSLTPDHTGGAQMTITRKALKQAGAGLEAAIRRDMNAVIGTELDRVVINGSGATGEPLGIIPGAATYGITETAVGAAATWAAFRAEVVAFMEANAITSASQVNLAFTPAIWADLDDALIAGTAVSEWDRLVKHVGTPATSNVIPDDTALMTANVQGIAPGYLGLYGGVDLIRDPYTKAASGSLVLTGLVTADFVVPRGLQTRILTGLAA; from the coding sequence ATGCTTGATTCTGTGAAAATCAGCCGCCGTCAATCTGAGATACGGCAATCGCTGTCTGAACTGGTCGGGAAAGAAAAACCGACCGAAGACGAAACCCGTTCCATGACCGATTTGGACGCGGAATATCGCTCCAATGAAACCCGCTATCGCGCGGCGCTCATTGCCGAGGATACCGAACGCCGCGAGGCTGGCGAAGAACTGGAAACCCGGTCGGATCGTGAATGGTCGGACCTGATGGGCAAATTCGAGATGCGTCAGGTTGCCTTCGCGCTTGATGAAGGCCGGATGCTGGATGGTGCCACGAAAGAGATCGTGGACGAAATGCGCTCCAAGGGCGGTTATCAGGGCATCCCGGTTCCCTTCGAGGCGCTGGAAACCCGCGCGGGCGAAACCGTATCCGGGTCCGATCTGGTCAATCCGAAGGCGATCCGCCCGACCATTGACCGCATCTTCCCCGGCTCTGTCGCGGAAAAGATCGGGGTGCAGCGCATCCAGATTGCGCAGGGTGAATTGGCTTTCCCGGTCGCCACGTCTGGCGCCGTGTTTGGCTGGCAGACGGATGAGCTGTCGAATGTCGGGGCGGCAAACCCCTACCAGACGACCGAACGCAGCCTGACCCCGGATCACACCGGCGGTGCGCAGATGACCATCACCCGCAAGGCGCTGAAACAGGCGGGCGCGGGTCTGGAAGCCGCTATTCGCCGCGACATGAACGCGGTGATCGGGACCGAACTTGACCGGGTGGTCATCAACGGATCGGGTGCCACGGGTGAACCGCTGGGCATCATCCCCGGCGCAGCGACCTATGGCATCACCGAAACGGCGGTCGGGGCCGCGGCGACTTGGGCCGCGTTCCGGGCCGAGGTGGTGGCCTTCATGGAGGCGAACGCGATCACTTCCGCATCGCAGGTCAATCTGGCCTTCACGCCCGCGATCTGGGCCGATCTGGACGACGCCCTGATTGCAGGCACGGCTGTGTCGGAATGGGACCGGCTGGTCAAGCATGTCGGCACCCCGGCAACCAGCAACGTGATCCCGGACGATACCGCGCTGATGACCGCGAATGTGCAGGGCATCGCGCCGGGTTATCTGGGCCTTTATGGCGGCGTTGACTTGATCCGCGATCCCTACACGAAAGCGGCTTCCGGTTCGCTGGTGCTGACGGGTCTGGTCACGGCGGATTTTGTCGTCCCGCGTGGTCTGCAAACCCGCATCCTGACCGGGCTGGCTGCGTAA
- a CDS encoding HNH endonuclease — protein MALKRYDRFSASVIRSARWKGVRQQAKRRDGWKCVQCGAQGRLEVDHIIPVRDAPERAFDLTNLQTLCPSCHSRKTRIEVGMGQENPAREAWKKAVRELTAKLSSKRGNHA, from the coding sequence ATGGCTCTGAAACGCTATGACCGCTTTTCTGCATCGGTGATCCGCTCTGCCCGCTGGAAGGGTGTGAGGCAACAGGCCAAGCGCCGGGACGGCTGGAAATGCGTCCAGTGCGGGGCGCAGGGCCGTCTTGAGGTCGATCACATTATTCCGGTCAGGGATGCGCCCGAACGCGCCTTCGATCTGACCAATCTGCAAACGCTCTGCCCGTCCTGTCATTCGCGGAAAACGCGGATTGAGGTCGGCATGGGGCAAGAGAATCCCGCCCGTGAGGCGTGGAAAAAGGCTGTCAGGGAACTGACGGCGAAACTTTCGAGCAAAAGAGGTAATCATGCTTGA
- a CDS encoding terminase large subunit: MSRPSKLAASALDFLGSLTIPEGKLAGRPMKLAKYQRKFVCGSLAPGVMVGVLSIGRGNAKTALSAGLSLGHLVGAWDNQPKREIIFAARNRDQAKTAFQFLVGFIEGLPEEEQELFTIRRGSKLEVEYEGNGGGLARVIAADGKSILGGAPTLAVMDERAAWEREKGDNLENAILSGLGKRDGRALIISTSAPDDSNTFSRWLDEPPPGTYVQEHRPAFGLPADDLDSLLEANPGAKEGIGSSPEWLVAQARRAIARGGSALSSFRNLNRNERVSTEDRSVLVTVDEWLASEVDPDDLPPRDGPVVLGVDLGGSRSMSAAAFYWPHTGRLEAVGTFPGNPSLANRGAADGVSGRYVEMQERGELFTLGDATVPPGPWLAEIVKRLDGITPACICGDRFRHAEFAEAMDKAGLGRVPFIWRGFGWKDGSEDIERFRRALFDGEVKGVPSLLLRSAMSDAITLIDPAGNAKLAKSRSLGRIDATAATVLAVAQGQRMIARPEGKRRAAQWL, encoded by the coding sequence ATGAGCAGACCTTCCAAACTTGCTGCATCGGCGCTGGATTTCCTTGGCAGTCTGACGATCCCTGAGGGCAAACTTGCCGGGCGTCCGATGAAACTGGCGAAGTATCAGCGGAAATTCGTCTGCGGATCACTGGCACCGGGCGTTATGGTCGGGGTGCTGTCGATCGGTCGCGGCAACGCCAAGACGGCGCTGTCTGCCGGGCTGTCGCTGGGTCATCTGGTCGGGGCGTGGGATAACCAGCCGAAACGCGAGATCATCTTCGCCGCCCGAAATCGAGATCAGGCGAAGACGGCATTTCAGTTTCTGGTCGGCTTCATTGAAGGGCTGCCCGAGGAAGAACAAGAACTGTTCACGATCCGGCGCGGGTCGAAACTGGAAGTCGAGTACGAGGGCAACGGCGGCGGGCTGGCGAGGGTCATCGCAGCCGATGGCAAATCCATCCTTGGCGGCGCTCCGACGCTGGCGGTCATGGATGAACGGGCGGCTTGGGAACGCGAGAAAGGCGACAATCTCGAAAACGCCATCCTGTCGGGTCTGGGCAAGCGCGATGGTCGGGCGCTGATTATCTCCACGTCTGCGCCTGATGACAGCAACACGTTCAGCCGCTGGTTGGATGAACCGCCACCCGGCACCTATGTGCAGGAACATCGCCCCGCGTTCGGTCTGCCCGCCGATGATCTGGATTCGTTGCTGGAAGCCAATCCCGGCGCGAAAGAGGGCATCGGCTCATCGCCCGAATGGCTGGTCGCACAAGCCCGTCGCGCGATTGCACGGGGCGGATCGGCACTGTCGAGTTTCAGGAATCTCAACCGCAATGAACGGGTCAGCACCGAGGATCGCAGCGTTCTGGTCACGGTTGACGAATGGCTGGCATCCGAAGTTGATCCCGATGATCTGCCGCCCCGTGACGGTCCTGTTGTTCTGGGCGTTGATCTGGGCGGGTCGCGGTCCATGTCGGCAGCGGCGTTCTACTGGCCACATACCGGACGGCTGGAAGCGGTCGGCACCTTCCCCGGCAATCCGTCGCTGGCGAACCGGGGCGCGGCTGATGGCGTCTCTGGTCGCTATGTCGAGATGCAGGAACGCGGCGAGTTGTTCACGCTGGGTGATGCGACGGTGCCGCCGGGACCGTGGCTGGCTGAGATCGTCAAGCGGCTGGACGGCATCACCCCCGCCTGCATCTGTGGCGACCGTTTCCGTCACGCTGAATTCGCCGAGGCGATGGACAAGGCCGGTCTGGGCCGGGTGCCGTTCATCTGGCGCGGGTTCGGGTGGAAAGACGGCTCCGAAGACATTGAGAGATTCAGGCGGGCGCTGTTTGACGGCGAGGTCAAAGGCGTGCCGTCGCTGCTGCTGAGATCGGCCATGTCTGACGCAATCACGCTGATAGACCCGGCGGGCAATGCCAAGCTGGCGAAGTCGCGTTCTCTGGGCCGGATTGATGCCACGGCAGCAACGGTTCTGGCAGTCGCACAGGGTCAGAGGATGATTGCCCGCCCCGAGGGTAAACGGAGGGCTGCGCAATGGCTCTGA
- a CDS encoding AraC family transcriptional regulator, which translates to MTRQYIRARSLTGLRELAAQHGGDLRAVLTDVGLDPALLGKAEELIDFSAYCRLLEHCAELWRLPDLGFRMAPYHHLEILGPVALVTRMERNFRNAVLAILDNLVVYTNMLVASLEEQDDVAALILSVRSQPQSARQYIMLALAVSRNVIEQAAGHPVQFLEATFSEEDGGTRRTAEALFACPVRFGVERTALYFDRAVLDLELERSDTAYHAIIQRYLSTERASASRRISDVARNEIARQMELAECTLESVAHALRMEPRSLQRRLKAEGTSFRELVDEWRRERAMSLVTMTRMPLSDVADALGYAHQAVFSRAFLRWYGHAPLSYRQRVIGMQEAS; encoded by the coding sequence GTGACCAGACAATATATCCGGGCGCGTAGTCTCACTGGGTTGAGAGAGTTGGCGGCGCAGCATGGCGGCGATCTGCGGGCTGTGCTGACGGATGTGGGGTTGGATCCGGCCTTGCTGGGCAAAGCGGAGGAGCTGATCGATTTTTCAGCTTATTGCCGCCTTTTAGAGCATTGTGCTGAACTCTGGCGTTTACCCGATCTGGGGTTTCGGATGGCGCCCTATCATCACCTCGAAATCCTTGGACCCGTGGCGCTGGTCACCCGGATGGAGCGTAATTTCCGGAACGCGGTTTTGGCGATACTCGATAATCTGGTCGTGTATACGAATATGCTGGTCGCCTCGCTTGAGGAGCAGGACGACGTGGCGGCGCTTATCCTGTCGGTGCGCAGCCAGCCGCAATCCGCACGGCAATATATCATGCTGGCGCTGGCCGTGTCGCGCAATGTGATCGAGCAGGCGGCTGGTCATCCGGTGCAGTTTCTGGAGGCGACCTTCAGCGAGGAGGATGGCGGCACAAGGCGTACGGCGGAGGCCCTGTTCGCCTGTCCGGTCCGTTTCGGGGTCGAGCGGACGGCGCTTTATTTCGATCGCGCGGTTCTGGATCTGGAGCTTGAACGTAGCGATACGGCCTATCACGCCATCATCCAGCGCTATCTGTCGACCGAGCGGGCGAGCGCGAGCAGGCGAATTTCTGACGTGGCGCGTAACGAAATCGCGCGGCAGATGGAGCTGGCGGAATGCACGCTGGAAAGTGTCGCGCACGCGCTTCGGATGGAGCCGCGCAGCCTGCAGCGGCGCCTGAAGGCTGAGGGGACATCCTTCCGCGAACTGGTCGACGAATGGCGGCGCGAGCGGGCGATGTCGCTGGTGACGATGACCCGGATGCCGCTGTCGGATGTGGCCGATGCGCTTGGTTACGCGCATCAGGCCGTTTTTTCGCGGGCATTCCTCAGATGGTACGGGCATGCACCGCTCTCCTATCGCCAGCGTGTGATCGGCATGCAGGAGGCGAGCTGA
- a CDS encoding SDR family oxidoreductase, producing the protein MSKLDFKGKHVVITGGNSGLGLALATALAKDGARLTLMARNAAKLETAAADITAAHPGAVVQTQSLDVTDEAAAAKAMNAAAEAQGGIDALINNAGILREGYFQNLAAEDFRQVMEINYFGVLNATRAALPHLQKSKGRLINVASVAGLVGAFGYTPYCASKHALVGLTSCLRYELEPMGITVQLVCPAEFDSPMVDELDKSRTPENRAHVLTIPKSTMDGIVAGVMKGLTTDRYEIVPTGMARAAVKASRLAPGMLRRAGNKAIAKVYQGPAASSL; encoded by the coding sequence ATGAGTAAACTGGATTTCAAAGGCAAGCATGTGGTCATCACCGGCGGCAACTCCGGCCTTGGGCTGGCGCTTGCCACGGCGCTGGCGAAAGACGGCGCAAGGCTGACGCTGATGGCACGCAATGCCGCGAAGCTTGAAACGGCGGCGGCTGATATCACGGCAGCGCATCCGGGCGCGGTCGTGCAGACGCAGAGCCTTGATGTGACTGACGAGGCGGCGGCGGCCAAAGCCATGAATGCGGCTGCCGAGGCACAGGGCGGGATCGACGCCCTGATCAACAATGCCGGTATTCTGCGGGAAGGCTATTTCCAGAACCTCGCGGCAGAGGATTTTCGGCAGGTCATGGAAATCAACTATTTCGGCGTGCTGAACGCAACCCGCGCCGCGCTGCCGCATCTGCAGAAATCAAAGGGCCGGCTTATCAACGTGGCCTCGGTCGCCGGGCTTGTCGGGGCGTTCGGATATACCCCTTATTGCGCCTCCAAACACGCGCTTGTCGGACTGACCTCCTGCCTGCGCTACGAATTGGAGCCAATGGGCATCACCGTCCAGTTGGTCTGCCCCGCCGAATTCGATTCGCCGATGGTTGACGAGCTGGACAAGAGCCGCACGCCGGAAAACCGCGCCCATGTCCTGACCATTCCGAAATCGACGATGGACGGGATTGTGGCCGGGGTCATGAAGGGGCTGACAACCGATCGCTACGAAATCGTGCCGACCGGCATGGCGCGCGCAGCAGTGAAGGCCTCGCGGCTTGCACCGGGCATGCTACGCCGGGCCGGTAACAAGGCAATCGCGAAGGTGTATCAGGGACCGGCGGCATCCAGCCTGTAG
- a CDS encoding FAD-dependent oxidoreductase, with protein MTSNTTDHDYDYLIIGSGFGGSASALRLAEKGWRVAVAEQGRRIGPDDIKAAKKSMFKLLWMPGLRLRGYFVQHMFKHVNVVGGVGVGGGSIVWGAVMLPPKDEFYDDPQVKRLGVDLRSELAPHLKTAHRMLGVSVNPHLTKQDEYLRQAARAMNAEDSFGPVPNAVFFGEPDKTVDDPYFDGEGPARVGCNFCGGCLTGCPTGAKNALYQNYLYLAEKKGVQVMPDRKADKIEPLPDGGYRVSFVDPVNGKPIDTITAGKVIIAAGVVGTLDLLFQNRDRYRTLPGISDSLGGVVRTNSEALTAVLHPKGENMIDGTAISSDFYADKHTHITQNRFDRGYRFMKSYMGPLVDGHKPGRRALRTIGKMITRPGIMFRNLFAKNWEERITIFTVMQNHDNAVKLRYRKRWFSPFKPTLGSAELPGAALPSYLPPANEVAREFAKASGGTPMNFLTESLAGTTTTAHILSGCPMGNSAVDSVIDANHEVHGAPGLFIVDGSSIPANIGVNPSLTITAMAERFAERQPAAEQRDVAA; from the coding sequence ATGACCAGCAACACCACAGATCACGACTACGACTATCTCATCATCGGCAGCGGCTTCGGCGGCTCGGCCTCGGCACTCCGGCTGGCGGAAAAGGGCTGGCGCGTGGCCGTGGCCGAACAGGGCCGGCGCATCGGGCCGGACGACATCAAGGCGGCAAAGAAAAGCATGTTCAAACTGCTCTGGATGCCGGGGCTGCGGCTGCGCGGTTACTTCGTCCAGCATATGTTCAAGCATGTGAACGTCGTGGGCGGCGTCGGTGTCGGCGGCGGCAGTATCGTCTGGGGCGCGGTCATGTTGCCGCCGAAGGACGAGTTCTACGACGACCCGCAGGTCAAGCGCCTGGGCGTCGATCTGCGCAGCGAACTTGCCCCGCATCTGAAAACCGCACATCGGATGCTTGGCGTGTCGGTGAACCCGCATCTGACCAAGCAGGACGAGTATCTGCGGCAGGCAGCGCGCGCCATGAACGCCGAGGATAGCTTCGGCCCGGTGCCGAATGCCGTGTTCTTTGGCGAGCCGGACAAGACGGTCGACGATCCCTATTTCGACGGCGAAGGTCCGGCGCGTGTCGGCTGCAATTTCTGCGGCGGTTGCCTGACCGGCTGCCCGACCGGGGCCAAGAACGCCCTCTATCAGAACTACCTCTATCTGGCCGAAAAGAAGGGTGTTCAGGTCATGCCCGACCGCAAGGCCGACAAGATCGAGCCCCTGCCGGACGGCGGCTATCGCGTCAGCTTCGTCGATCCGGTCAATGGCAAACCCATCGACACAATCACGGCGGGCAAGGTCATCATCGCAGCCGGCGTCGTCGGCACGCTGGATCTGCTGTTCCAGAACCGTGATCGCTACCGCACGCTTCCCGGCATCTCGGACAGCCTGGGCGGGGTCGTGCGCACCAACTCCGAGGCGCTGACCGCCGTGCTGCATCCGAAGGGCGAAAACATGATCGACGGGACCGCGATCTCAAGCGATTTCTACGCGGACAAACACACCCATATCACGCAGAACCGCTTTGACCGTGGCTATCGCTTCATGAAATCCTATATGGGACCGCTGGTCGACGGGCATAAGCCGGGCCGCCGCGCCCTGCGGACCATCGGCAAGATGATCACCCGCCCCGGCATCATGTTCCGCAACCTGTTCGCGAAAAACTGGGAAGAGCGGATCACCATTTTCACCGTCATGCAGAACCACGACAATGCCGTGAAGCTGCGCTACCGCAAACGCTGGTTCTCGCCCTTCAAGCCGACGCTCGGCTCGGCCGAGCTGCCGGGTGCGGCGCTGCCCAGCTATCTGCCGCCCGCCAATGAGGTCGCGCGCGAATTCGCCAAGGCATCGGGCGGAACCCCAATGAACTTCCTAACCGAATCGCTGGCCGGGACCACCACCACGGCCCATATCCTCAGCGGCTGCCCAATGGGCAATTCGGCGGTCGATTCGGTGATCGACGCAAACCACGAGGTACATGGTGCGCCGGGTCTGTTCATCGTCGATGGCTCCAGCATCCCGGCCAATATCGGCGTAAACCCCAGCCTGACCATTACCGCAATGGCAGAACGCTTCGCGGAGCGTCAGCCCGCGGCTGAGCAACGCGACGTCGCCGCCTGA